In Macaca thibetana thibetana isolate TM-01 chromosome 8, ASM2454274v1, whole genome shotgun sequence, one DNA window encodes the following:
- the LOC126960855 gene encoding X antigen family member 1 has translation MERPKKKNQQLKVGILHLFRRQKKIRIELRSKCVTWKVICKSCVSQRPGLNLDLGAGVKVKIIPKEEHCKMPETGEGQPQV, from the coding sequence ATGGAGAGGCCCAAGAAGAAGAACCAGCAGCTGAAAGTCGGGATCCTACACCTGTTCAGGAGACAGAAGAAGATCAGGATAGAGCTGAGATCCAAGTGCGTGACATGGAAGGTGATCTGCAAGAGCTGCGTCAGTCAAAGACCGGGGTTAAATCTGGATTTGGGTGCTGGCGTCAAGGTGAAGATTATACCCAAGGAAGAACACTGTAAAATGCCAGAAACAGGTGAAGGGCAACCACAAGTTTAA